A section of the Citrobacter farmeri genome encodes:
- the xapA gene encoding xanthosine phosphorylase — protein sequence MTHSHFSQNPWNSADIIRGYKPDFTPRVAFILGSGLGALAEQIEDAVAISYEKLPGFPVSTVHGHAGELVLGHLAGVPVACMKGRGHFYEGRGMTVMTDAIRTMKLLGCELLFCTNAAGSLRPQVGPGSLVALSDHINTMPGTPMVGPNDERFGERFFSLANAYDADYRAVLQTVAADEGFSLSEGVFVSYPGPNFETAAEIRMMQIIGGDVVGMSVVPEVITARHCGLKVVAVSAITNLAEGLGDVKLSHAQTLAAAELSRQNFIDLICGFLRKLA from the coding sequence ATGACCCACTCCCACTTTTCCCAGAATCCCTGGAACAGCGCTGATATTATTCGCGGTTACAAACCTGACTTCACGCCGCGCGTCGCCTTTATCCTGGGATCGGGTTTAGGCGCGCTGGCTGAGCAGATAGAAGACGCGGTGGCGATTTCCTACGAGAAGCTGCCGGGTTTCCCGGTGAGTACTGTTCACGGGCATGCGGGCGAGTTAGTGCTTGGCCATCTGGCCGGGGTCCCCGTCGCCTGTATGAAAGGGCGCGGGCATTTCTACGAAGGACGCGGCATGACCGTCATGACCGACGCTATTCGCACGATGAAGCTGCTGGGTTGCGAACTGCTGTTCTGCACCAATGCAGCGGGTTCTCTGCGTCCGCAAGTGGGACCGGGGAGCCTGGTGGCGCTGAGTGACCATATTAACACCATGCCGGGAACGCCGATGGTTGGGCCGAACGATGAACGCTTTGGTGAGCGTTTCTTCTCGCTGGCTAATGCCTACGACGCCGATTATCGCGCGGTTTTGCAGACCGTCGCGGCTGACGAGGGCTTTTCGCTGAGTGAAGGGGTGTTTGTTTCCTACCCTGGGCCCAACTTTGAGACAGCCGCTGAGATCCGCATGATGCAGATTATCGGCGGTGACGTGGTGGGAATGTCGGTGGTGCCTGAAGTCATCACCGCCCGCCATTGCGGACTGAAAGTGGTTGCCGTGTCGGCGATCACCAATCTGGCGGAAGGCCTGGGGGATGTGAAACTCTCGCACGCGCAAACCCTGGCGGCGGCTGAACTTTCACGACAAAACTTTATCGACCTGATTTGCGGGTTCCTGCGCAAACTGGCCTGA
- a CDS encoding nucleoside permease, with the protein MGIASRLKIMSFMQYFIWGSWLVTLGSYMINTLHFTGANVGMVYSSKGLAAIIMPGIMGIIADKWLRAERAYMFCHLLCAGVLLYATTVTDPDTMFWVMLINAMAFMPTISLSNSVSYSCLAQAGQDPVTTFPPVRVFGTLGFIVAMWTVSLMGLELSSAQLYIASGASLLLAIYALTLPKIPVAEKKANASFASKLGLDAFVLFKNPRMAIFFLFAMMLGAVLQITNVFGNPFLHDFARDPQFADSFVVKYPSILLSVSQMAEVGFILTIPFFLKRFGIKTVMLMSMLAWTLRFGFFAFGDPSPFGFVLLLMSMIVYGCAFDFFNISGSVFVEQEVESRIRASAQGLFMTMVNGVGAWVGSILSGMAVDYFSVDGVKDWQTIWLVFAAYALALAVIFALFFKYKHEPEKLTQPSLAR; encoded by the coding sequence ATGGGTATTGCGTCCCGATTAAAGATCATGTCGTTTATGCAATATTTTATCTGGGGAAGCTGGCTGGTGACCCTGGGTTCATACATGATTAACACCCTTCATTTTACCGGCGCCAATGTGGGCATGGTGTACAGCTCAAAAGGACTGGCGGCGATTATCATGCCCGGCATTATGGGTATCATTGCGGATAAGTGGCTGCGTGCTGAGCGCGCTTATATGTTTTGTCATCTGCTCTGCGCGGGCGTGTTGCTCTACGCGACCACGGTGACCGACCCGGACACCATGTTCTGGGTGATGTTGATCAACGCAATGGCCTTCATGCCAACGATTTCTCTTTCTAACAGCGTCTCTTACTCTTGTCTGGCGCAGGCAGGGCAGGATCCGGTAACGACATTTCCTCCTGTCCGCGTTTTTGGCACGCTAGGGTTTATCGTCGCAATGTGGACGGTAAGTCTGATGGGGCTGGAGCTGAGCAGCGCGCAGTTGTACATTGCGTCCGGTGCATCACTGCTGCTGGCGATCTATGCACTTACGCTGCCTAAAATTCCGGTAGCCGAGAAGAAAGCGAATGCGTCGTTCGCCAGTAAGCTGGGGCTGGACGCATTCGTACTGTTCAAAAATCCGCGGATGGCGATCTTCTTCCTGTTTGCGATGATGCTGGGGGCCGTTCTGCAAATTACCAACGTTTTCGGTAATCCCTTCCTGCACGACTTTGCCCGCGATCCGCAATTTGCCGACAGTTTCGTGGTGAAATACCCGTCCATCTTACTGTCCGTCTCGCAGATGGCGGAAGTGGGCTTTATTCTGACCATCCCGTTCTTCCTCAAACGTTTTGGCATCAAAACGGTCATGCTGATGAGCATGCTGGCGTGGACATTGCGTTTTGGTTTCTTTGCCTTCGGCGATCCGTCGCCGTTCGGTTTTGTCTTGCTGTTGATGTCGATGATCGTCTACGGCTGCGCATTCGACTTCTTCAACATTTCTGGCTCCGTTTTCGTTGAGCAGGAAGTGGAATCTCGGATCCGTGCCAGCGCGCAGGGGCTGTTTATGACGATGGTCAATGGCGTCGGGGCCTGGGTGGGTTCCATCCTGAGCGGGATGGCGGTCGATTACTTCTCTGTGGATGGTGTCAAGGACTGGCAAACCATCTGGCTCGTCTTTGCGGCGTATGCCCTGGCGCTGGCGGTGATTTTTGCGCTGTTCTTTAAGTACAAGCATGAGCCTGAAAAACTGACGCAACCCTCGCTGGCCCGTTAA
- a CDS encoding LysR family transcriptional regulator, which produces MERTHRIDLKLLRYFLAVAEELHFGRAAARLNMSQPPLSIHIKELEQELGTLLFIRHSRSVALTHAGKILMEESRRLLSSANQVLARVEQIGRGEAGRIELGVIGTAMWGKMRPVMRRFLKANPNVEVMFRENMPAMQMAMLERRELDAGVWRMAIEPAPGFTSLRLHESSFLVAMPEEHPLTAREAIPLAALRNEYFVTMPSVHTDWAFLQRVCQSAGFSPMIIREVMEPQTVLAMISMGIGITLIADSYAQMNWPGVVFRPLEERIPADLYIVYDQQQATPALEHMIDALTA; this is translated from the coding sequence ATGGAACGCACGCATCGTATCGATCTCAAGTTACTGCGTTATTTTCTTGCCGTCGCCGAAGAGTTGCATTTTGGACGCGCCGCGGCTCGTCTGAATATGTCGCAGCCTCCGCTGAGTATTCACATCAAGGAGCTGGAACAGGAGCTCGGCACGCTGTTGTTTATCCGGCATTCACGCAGCGTGGCGTTGACCCATGCGGGGAAAATCCTGATGGAAGAGTCACGACGGCTGCTTTCCAGCGCCAATCAGGTACTGGCGCGGGTCGAACAGATCGGGCGCGGTGAGGCAGGGCGGATCGAACTGGGGGTGATTGGCACCGCGATGTGGGGAAAAATGCGCCCGGTCATGCGGCGATTCCTGAAGGCGAATCCCAACGTTGAGGTGATGTTTCGCGAAAATATGCCGGCGATGCAGATGGCCATGCTGGAGCGACGTGAACTGGATGCCGGCGTCTGGCGAATGGCAATTGAACCTGCGCCTGGATTTACCAGTCTGCGACTGCATGAATCCTCTTTTCTGGTTGCGATGCCGGAAGAGCATCCGCTGACGGCCCGTGAGGCAATACCGTTAGCCGCACTGCGCAATGAATATTTCGTCACTATGCCTTCTGTTCACACTGACTGGGCATTTCTGCAACGCGTTTGTCAGAGCGCGGGATTCTCTCCGATGATTATTCGTGAAGTGATGGAACCGCAAACGGTGCTGGCGATGATCAGTATGGGAATTGGCATTACGCTGATTGCCGATAGCTATGCGCAGATGAACTGGCCGGGAGTGGTGTTCCGCCCGTTAGAAGAGCGTATTCCGGCAGATTTGTACATCGTCTATGACCAACAGCAGGCGACGCCCGCATTAGAACATATGATTGATGCCTTAACGGCGTAG
- the gltX gene encoding glutamate--tRNA ligase, with the protein MKIKTRFAPSPTGYLHVGGARTALYSWLFARNHGGEFVLRIEDTDLERSTPEAIEAIMDGMNWLSLEWDEGPYFQTKRFDRYNAVIDEMLEAGTAYKCYCSKERLDALREEQMAKGEKPRYDGRCRHGHEHHADDEPCVVRFANPQDGSVIFDDQIRGPIEFSNQELDDLIIRRTDGSPTYNFCVVVDDWDMEITHVIRGEDHINNTPRQINILKALNAPVPVYAHVSMINGDDGKKLSKRHGAVSVMQYRDDGYLPEALLNYLVRLGWSSGDQEIFTREEMIKLFSLSAVSKSASAFNTEKLQWLNHHYINSLAPEYVATHLQWHIEQENIDTRNGPQLAELVKLLGERCKTLKEMAQSCRYFYEDFAEFDADAAKKHLRPVARQPLEVVRDKLAAITEWTAENVHHAIQATADELEVGMGKVGMPLRVAVTGAGQSPGLDVTVHAIGKTRSIERINKALAFIADREAQQ; encoded by the coding sequence ATGAAAATCAAAACTCGCTTCGCGCCAAGCCCGACAGGTTATCTGCATGTCGGTGGTGCGCGTACTGCTCTCTATTCCTGGCTTTTTGCACGTAATCACGGCGGTGAGTTTGTGCTGCGTATTGAAGACACCGATCTCGAACGTTCTACACCGGAAGCAATCGAAGCTATTATGGACGGTATGAACTGGCTGAGCCTGGAATGGGACGAAGGTCCGTACTTCCAGACCAAACGTTTCGATCGTTATAACGCAGTGATTGATGAGATGTTGGAAGCGGGTACGGCTTATAAGTGTTACTGCTCCAAAGAGCGTCTGGACGCACTGCGTGAAGAGCAGATGGCGAAGGGCGAAAAGCCGCGTTACGATGGTCGCTGCCGTCATGGTCATGAACATCATGCAGATGATGAGCCTTGCGTTGTCCGTTTTGCCAACCCGCAGGACGGTTCTGTCATTTTTGACGACCAGATCCGCGGCCCGATCGAATTCAGCAATCAGGAGCTGGACGATCTGATCATCCGCCGCACCGACGGTTCCCCGACCTATAACTTCTGTGTTGTGGTTGACGACTGGGATATGGAGATCACCCACGTAATTCGCGGTGAAGACCATATCAACAATACCCCACGCCAGATCAACATCCTTAAAGCGCTGAACGCACCGGTACCGGTGTATGCTCACGTTTCCATGATCAACGGCGACGACGGTAAAAAGCTGTCCAAACGTCACGGCGCGGTGAGCGTCATGCAGTATCGTGATGATGGTTATCTGCCGGAAGCCCTGCTGAACTATCTGGTGCGTCTGGGCTGGTCCAGCGGCGATCAGGAAATCTTCACCCGTGAAGAGATGATCAAGCTGTTCTCACTTAGTGCGGTCAGCAAATCCGCCAGTGCGTTCAACACGGAAAAACTGCAGTGGCTGAACCATCACTACATTAACTCGCTGGCACCGGAGTATGTGGCAACGCATCTGCAGTGGCACATCGAGCAGGAAAATATCGACACGCGCAATGGCCCGCAATTGGCTGAACTGGTGAAACTGCTGGGCGAGCGTTGCAAGACACTGAAAGAGATGGCGCAGAGCTGCCGCTACTTCTACGAAGATTTTGCCGAGTTTGATGCAGATGCCGCGAAGAAACACCTGCGTCCGGTTGCGCGTCAGCCGCTGGAAGTCGTGCGCGACAAACTGGCAGCCATCACCGAGTGGACGGCTGAAAACGTGCACCATGCCATTCAGGCGACCGCCGATGAGCTAGAAGTGGGAATGGGTAAAGTCGGTATGCCGCTGCGTGTGGCGGTTACCGGCGCGGGCCAGTCGCCTGGCTTAGACGTAACGGTGCATGCGATTGGTAAAACCCGCAGTATTGAGCGTATCAATAAAGCACTGGCTTTTATTGCGGATCGTGAAGCGCAGCAGTAA
- a CDS encoding MerR family transcriptional regulator: MKRLRSKMTTEELADCLGVAKQTVNRWIREQKWETEKFPGVKGGRARLVHIDTRVREFILNIPAFRNHSAFYQAEEPLAEYNPVIRSHAYRQIINAVENMSEAEREKLAQFLSREGIRGLLTRLGLNDPE, from the coding sequence ATGAAAAGATTACGCAGCAAAATGACCACCGAAGAGTTGGCGGATTGCCTCGGTGTGGCTAAACAGACCGTGAATCGCTGGATCCGCGAACAAAAATGGGAAACGGAAAAATTCCCCGGTGTTAAAGGCGGTCGCGCAAGGCTCGTTCACATCGATACGCGCGTGCGGGAATTTATTCTGAACATTCCGGCGTTTCGTAACCATTCTGCATTTTACCAGGCTGAAGAGCCACTGGCCGAATACAACCCTGTTATACGCAGTCATGCCTACCGACAGATTATTAATGCCGTGGAAAATATGTCCGAAGCGGAACGGGAAAAGTTAGCACAGTTTCTTTCACGCGAAGGCATCCGCGGTTTACTTACTCGCCTGGGTCTGAATGATCCTGAGTGA
- a CDS encoding MerR family transcriptional regulator has translation MFKERMTPEELANLTGYSRQTINKWVRKEGWATSPKPGVQGGKARLVHVNEQVREYIRSAERSAEGLSDTFSPPGDASLEALLVKLVKEMTPAEQKHFTSLLLREGITGLLQRLGIRDSK, from the coding sequence ATGTTCAAGGAGCGGATGACGCCAGAAGAACTCGCTAATCTGACGGGTTATAGCCGACAGACCATCAACAAGTGGGTACGGAAAGAGGGCTGGGCGACATCACCAAAACCAGGCGTCCAGGGTGGTAAAGCACGACTGGTGCATGTTAACGAACAGGTTCGTGAATATATCCGCAGCGCGGAACGCTCGGCGGAAGGGTTATCTGACACCTTTTCCCCCCCAGGCGATGCCTCACTGGAAGCGCTGCTGGTCAAGCTGGTGAAAGAGATGACACCAGCCGAACAAAAACACTTCACCTCTTTGCTACTGCGGGAAGGGATTACCGGTTTATTACAACGCTTAGGGATCCGCGACAGCAAATAA
- a CDS encoding bifunctional diguanylate cyclase/phosphodiesterase: MPVKRNLINNIRIFALAIVLSIAAIQFSRLISPLAIIDSSYIYLSWLPLCVLLSMMFLFGRRGVLPVMSALYITNHWNLHLPFAQGVVLLFCQMFAVVGICAIARWQLGSRWRYGLPNRNIWRRVILFGFITPVGIKVSMYLAGNYLDFPVAVSTFFGTAAAIFTIVDILSLISAVLIFTLLFYYPMRMIVSPHYARTFWRRDIAPCFKKEIRLFTLCWLTVIAVMLILMCSPYDNDYIAGYLVPVFFIIFTSGVGKLTYPFLNLSWAISTLFLLTYNRNFLQGVGSEYSLAFVLSVLVSFSICLLYMMRIYQRSEWLNRRWHQQALTDPLTRLPNLRALEQFLQKESGQSVCCLRMENMEFLSRHYGMLMRVHSKRTVHRMLQPLMLENEKIFQLPGSELLLVLTGPEMDARLQHMLDLLNSRKIFWNNTGLDIGYGASWGQWDGKPETLQPLLGQLSWLAEQSCANHRVLALTHSQEVATGQTTERVLLLNKIRNALDNGDLLLYTQPIRDAQGKGYDEILARLKSDEGIMTPDQFIPLIAQFNLSARFDLQVVEALLTWLAAHPSDKSGPLFSVNLMPLTLLQKETAPRIIRLFTRYGIAPETVIIEITEEQAFSNSETSMQNIEQLHKFGFRIAIDDFGTGYANYERLKRLQADIIKIDGVFVKDILTDSLDAMIVKSITDLAKAKSLSVVAEYVETPAQRELLLSLGVNYLQGYLIGRPRPLGELQG; encoded by the coding sequence ATGCCAGTCAAGCGCAACCTGATAAATAATATAAGAATATTCGCTCTTGCGATCGTGCTCTCCATCGCAGCCATTCAGTTTTCGCGTTTGATTTCCCCTTTGGCCATTATCGATTCCAGCTATATCTATCTTTCGTGGTTGCCGCTGTGCGTACTGCTGTCGATGATGTTTCTTTTCGGCAGGCGCGGTGTTCTGCCTGTCATGTCAGCGTTATACATCACTAACCACTGGAATCTTCATCTGCCGTTTGCCCAGGGAGTCGTACTTCTGTTTTGCCAGATGTTTGCTGTGGTGGGCATCTGTGCCATTGCCCGCTGGCAGTTGGGTTCGCGCTGGCGCTACGGGCTACCCAATCGCAATATCTGGCGACGCGTCATTTTGTTCGGTTTTATCACCCCTGTGGGTATTAAAGTCAGCATGTATCTGGCGGGGAATTATCTCGACTTTCCGGTAGCGGTCTCGACGTTCTTTGGAACTGCCGCCGCAATTTTTACGATTGTCGACATTCTAAGTCTGATCTCCGCGGTGCTCATCTTTACCCTGCTTTTTTATTACCCAATGCGAATGATCGTGAGCCCACACTATGCCAGGACATTCTGGCGCAGGGATATCGCCCCCTGTTTCAAAAAGGAAATTCGCTTATTTACCTTATGCTGGCTCACTGTCATTGCCGTTATGCTTATCCTGATGTGCTCCCCGTATGACAACGATTACATTGCCGGGTATCTGGTTCCCGTTTTCTTTATCATTTTCACCTCCGGTGTGGGCAAGCTGACCTACCCTTTTTTGAACCTGAGCTGGGCGATTTCTACGCTGTTCTTGCTGACCTATAATCGCAATTTTTTACAGGGCGTCGGATCGGAATATTCGTTGGCCTTCGTCCTGTCAGTACTGGTCTCGTTCAGTATTTGTCTGCTCTATATGATGCGTATTTACCAGCGTAGTGAATGGTTGAATCGTCGTTGGCATCAGCAGGCGCTTACCGATCCGTTAACTCGCTTGCCAAATCTGCGCGCGCTGGAACAGTTCCTGCAAAAAGAGTCCGGGCAGAGTGTCTGCTGCTTGCGCATGGAGAATATGGAGTTTCTGAGCCGTCACTACGGCATGTTAATGCGCGTGCATAGCAAACGCACGGTGCACCGGATGTTGCAACCGTTGATGCTTGAGAATGAAAAAATCTTTCAGTTACCCGGCAGCGAATTATTGCTGGTGCTCACCGGGCCGGAGATGGATGCCCGCCTGCAACATATGCTCGACCTGTTGAACAGTCGTAAAATTTTCTGGAACAACACCGGGCTGGACATTGGGTATGGCGCATCCTGGGGACAATGGGATGGTAAGCCGGAGACATTGCAACCGTTGTTGGGTCAGTTGAGCTGGCTGGCGGAGCAATCCTGTGCAAATCACCGGGTATTGGCGCTGACTCACAGTCAGGAAGTCGCAACGGGCCAGACGACCGAGCGAGTGCTGTTGCTCAATAAAATTCGTAACGCGCTCGATAACGGCGATCTCCTGCTTTACACACAACCTATTCGCGACGCCCAAGGCAAAGGGTACGATGAAATTCTCGCCCGGCTGAAAAGCGATGAAGGCATCATGACTCCGGATCAGTTTATCCCGCTGATTGCGCAGTTTAACCTCAGCGCCCGTTTTGATTTACAGGTCGTTGAAGCCTTACTGACCTGGCTGGCCGCGCATCCTTCTGATAAGTCTGGTCCACTTTTCTCGGTCAATTTAATGCCGCTGACCTTGCTGCAAAAAGAGACCGCGCCGCGCATTATTCGCTTATTCACTCGCTATGGCATTGCTCCAGAAACGGTCATCATTGAGATCACTGAAGAGCAGGCGTTTTCCAATTCGGAAACCAGCATGCAAAATATCGAACAGTTGCACAAATTTGGCTTCAGGATTGCGATTGACGATTTTGGGACCGGGTATGCCAATTATGAGCGTCTGAAGCGCCTGCAGGCTGACATCATCAAAATCGATGGCGTGTTCGTGAAAGATATTCTGACCGATTCGCTAGATGCAATGATCGTGAAATCGATAACCGATCTGGCAAAAGCAAAGTCGTTAAGCGTGGTAGCGGAATATGTAGAAACGCCTGCACAGCGGGAGCTGCTGTTAAGTCTGGGCGTGAACTACCTGCAAGGGTATTTGATTGGACGACCGAGGCCGTTAGGGGAATTACAGGGATAA
- the nupC gene encoding nucleoside permease NupC, which yields MDRVLHFVLALAVVAILALLVSSDRKKIRIRYVVQLLVIEVLLAWFFLNSDVGLGFVRGFSEMFEKLLGFANEGTNFVFGSMNDKGLAFFFLKVLCPIVFISALIGILQHIRVLPIIIRSIGFLLSKVNGMGKLESFNAVSSLILGQSENFIAYKDILGKMSRNRMYTMAATAMSTVSMSIVGAYMTMLEPKYVVAALVLNMFSTFIVLSLINPYRVDASEENIQMSNLHEGQSFFEMLGEYILAGFKVAIIVAAMLIGFIALIAALNTLFATVTGWFGYSISFQGILGYIFYPIAWVMGVPSSEALQVGSIMATKLVSNEFVAMMDLQKIASTLSPRAEGILSVFLVSFANFSSIGIIAGAIKGLNEEQGNVVSRFGLKLVYGSTLVSVLSASIAALVL from the coding sequence ATGGACCGCGTCCTTCATTTTGTCCTGGCACTTGCCGTTGTTGCGATCCTCGCATTGCTGGTAAGCAGTGACCGTAAAAAAATTCGCATTCGTTATGTCGTTCAACTGCTTGTTATCGAAGTGTTACTGGCGTGGTTCTTCCTGAACTCTGACGTCGGCCTCGGCTTCGTTAGAGGCTTTTCCGAAATGTTTGAAAAACTGCTCGGATTCGCCAATGAAGGGACGAACTTCGTCTTTGGCAGCATGAACGACAAAGGCCTGGCCTTCTTCTTCCTGAAAGTCCTGTGCCCTATCGTCTTCATTTCAGCGTTGATCGGTATTCTGCAGCATATTCGCGTGCTGCCGATTATCATCCGTTCTATTGGCTTCTTGTTATCCAAAGTCAACGGCATGGGCAAACTGGAATCCTTCAACGCCGTCAGCTCGCTGATCCTTGGTCAGTCTGAGAACTTTATCGCGTATAAAGACATTCTCGGCAAAATGTCCCGCAACCGCATGTACACCATGGCTGCAACGGCAATGTCCACCGTTTCCATGTCTATCGTCGGCGCGTACATGACCATGCTGGAGCCAAAATACGTCGTTGCGGCGCTGGTTCTGAACATGTTCAGCACCTTTATCGTGCTGTCGCTGATCAACCCGTACCGCGTTGATGCCAGCGAAGAAAACATCCAGATGTCCAACCTGCACGAAGGTCAGAGCTTCTTTGAGATGCTGGGTGAATACATCCTGGCTGGCTTCAAAGTTGCGATCATCGTTGCTGCCATGCTGATCGGCTTCATCGCCCTGATCGCCGCGCTGAACACGTTGTTTGCTACCGTGACCGGCTGGTTTGGCTACAGCATTTCCTTCCAGGGCATCCTGGGCTACATCTTCTACCCGATTGCCTGGGTGATGGGTGTGCCGTCCAGCGAAGCGCTGCAGGTGGGCAGTATCATGGCGACCAAACTGGTTTCCAACGAATTTGTTGCGATGATGGACCTGCAGAAAATCGCTTCCACGCTCTCTCCACGCGCTGAAGGTATCCTCTCTGTGTTCCTGGTCTCCTTCGCCAACTTCTCTTCTATCGGTATCATCGCAGGTGCGATTAAAGGCCTGAACGAAGAGCAAGGTAACGTCGTGTCCCGCTTCGGTCTGAAGCTGGTTTACGGTTCTACACTGGTGAGCGTCCTGTCTGCCTCTATCGCCGCACTGGTTCTGTAA
- a CDS encoding Nramp family divalent metal transporter, with protein sequence MTNDRVESSSGRAARKLRLTLMGPAFVAAIGYIDPGNFATNIQAGASFGYQLLWVVVWANLMAMLIQVLSAKLGIATGKNLAEQIRDRYPRPVVWFYWVQAEIIAMATDLAEFIGAAIGFKLILGVSLLQGAVLTGIATFLILMLQRRGQKPLEKVIGGLLLFVAMAYIVELIFSQPNFAQLSKGMMIPSLPNSEAVFLAAGVLGATIMPHVIYLHSSLTQHLHGGTRQQRYAATKWDVAIAMTIAGFVNLAMMATAAAAFHFSGHTGIADLDQAYLTLEPLLSHAAATVFGLSLVAAGLSSTVVGTLAGQVVMQGFVRFHIPLWVRRTITMMPSFIVILLGLDPTRILVMSQVLLSFGIALALIPLLIFTGDSKLMGDLVNTRWVKQIGWMIVVLVVALNLWLLVGTALGL encoded by the coding sequence ATGACAAACGATCGCGTTGAGAGTAGCAGTGGAAGAGCAGCGCGCAAGTTAAGGCTCACGTTAATGGGGCCTGCGTTCGTCGCGGCTATCGGGTATATCGACCCGGGCAACTTCGCGACGAACATTCAGGCCGGTGCCAGTTTTGGTTATCAACTGCTGTGGGTGGTGGTCTGGGCCAACCTGATGGCGATGCTTATCCAGGTCTTGTCAGCCAAACTGGGCATTGCCACGGGTAAAAATCTGGCTGAACAAATTCGCGATCGCTATCCGCGCCCGGTGGTCTGGTTCTATTGGGTGCAGGCGGAGATCATTGCGATGGCAACCGATCTCGCGGAATTTATCGGTGCGGCGATAGGATTCAAACTGATCCTTGGCGTTTCGTTATTGCAGGGGGCGGTGTTGACCGGGATCGCCACCTTCCTGATCCTGATGCTCCAGCGGCGCGGGCAAAAGCCGCTGGAAAAAGTGATCGGCGGTCTGCTGCTGTTCGTCGCTATGGCTTATATCGTTGAACTGATCTTTTCCCAACCCAATTTCGCGCAGCTGAGTAAAGGCATGATGATCCCCAGCTTGCCCAACTCTGAAGCCGTGTTTCTGGCTGCCGGGGTACTGGGTGCAACCATTATGCCGCACGTTATCTATCTGCACTCTTCCTTAACGCAACACCTGCACGGCGGCACCCGTCAACAGCGCTATGCGGCGACAAAATGGGATGTGGCTATCGCCATGACCATTGCGGGGTTCGTCAATCTGGCGATGATGGCGACGGCTGCCGCCGCGTTTCACTTTAGTGGTCACACGGGGATTGCCGATCTGGATCAGGCCTATCTGACCCTGGAGCCGTTGTTAAGTCACGCGGCGGCAACGGTTTTCGGGCTGAGTCTGGTGGCGGCGGGACTGTCGTCAACGGTAGTTGGGACGCTGGCGGGGCAGGTCGTGATGCAGGGCTTTGTCCGCTTTCATATCCCGTTGTGGGTACGCCGTACCATCACCATGATGCCGTCATTTATCGTTATTCTGTTAGGTCTTGACCCGACGCGTATCCTGGTGATGAGCCAGGTGTTGTTAAGTTTTGGTATCGCACTGGCGTTGATCCCACTGCTGATTTTTACCGGCGACAGTAAACTGATGGGCGATCTGGTGAACACCCGCTGGGTTAAACAGATTGGCTGGATGATTGTGGTACTGGTGGTGGCGCTGAATCTGTGGTTGCTGGTGGGCACGGCGCTGGGGTTGTAA
- the ypeC gene encoding DUF2502 domain-containing protein YpeC, with protein sequence MFRSLILAAALLAFTPLAANAGEITLLPSIKLQIGDRDNYGNYWDGGHWRDRDYWHRNYEWRKNRWWRHDNGYHRGWDKRKAYERGYREGWRDRDDHRGRGKGHGHRH encoded by the coding sequence ATGTTCAGGTCACTGATTCTGGCGGCAGCCTTACTGGCTTTTACACCGCTTGCCGCAAACGCGGGCGAAATCACCCTGTTGCCATCGATAAAATTACAAATTGGCGATCGCGATAATTACGGTAACTACTGGGACGGCGGACACTGGCGTGACCGCGACTACTGGCATCGCAATTATGAATGGCGTAAAAATCGCTGGTGGCGACATGATAATGGCTATCACCGTGGCTGGGATAAGCGTAAAGCTTACGAGCGCGGATACCGGGAAGGCTGGCGCGATCGCGACGACCACCGGGGTCGCGGCAAAGGTCACGGACACCGTCATTAA